The following proteins are encoded in a genomic region of Rissa tridactyla isolate bRisTri1 chromosome 5, bRisTri1.patW.cur.20221130, whole genome shotgun sequence:
- the PCGF1 gene encoding polycomb group RING finger protein 1 isoform X2 codes for MASPPQGGPMAIAMRLRNQLQAVYKMDPLRNEEEVKVKMKELNEHIVCCLCAGYFIDATTITECLHTFCKSCIVKYLQTSKYCPMCNTKIHETQPLLNLKLDRVMQDIVYKLVPGLQESEEKRIREFYQSRGLDRVTQPSGEDTVGGDPMGLPYSTFDHSRAHYFRYDEHVSLCLEKQSSSKDKSKAVLQQKYVRCSVRAQIRHLRKVLCHRLGLQLQHVQILFNNEALPDHMTMKQLWLSRWFGKPAPLLLHYSIKDKRR; via the exons ATGGCGTCGCCTCCTCAGGGGGGCCCGATGGCGATCGCCATGCGGCTGCGGAACCAGCTCCAGGCCGTCTACAAGATGGATCCGCTCCGGAACGag gaggaggtgaaGGTGAAGATGAAGGAGCTGAACGAGCACATCGTGTGCTGCCTGTGCGCTGGGTATTTCATCGACGCCACCACCATCACCGAGTGCCTGCACACGT TCTGCAAGAGCTGCATCGTGAAGTACCTGCAGACCAGCAAGTACTGCCCCATGTGCAACACCAAGATCCACGAGACGCAGCCGCTGCTCAACCTCAAGTTGGACCGCGTCATGCAGGACATAGTCTACAAACTGGTGCCTGGCCTGCAGGAGA GTGAAGAGAAGAGGATCCGGGAATTCTACCAGTCCCGCGGCCTCGACCGGGTGACGCAGCCCAGCGGCGAGG ACACGGTTGGGGGCGACCCCATGGGGCTCCCCTACAGCACCTTCGATCACTCCCGCGCCCACTACTTCCGCTACGACGAGCACGTCTCGCTCTGCCTGGAGAAGCAGAG CTCCAGTAAGGACAAGAGCAAGGCCGTGCTGCAG CAGAAGTACGTGAGATGCTCCGTGCGGGCACAGATCCGGCACCTGCGGAAGGTCCTGTGCCACcgcctggggctgcagctgcagcat GTGCAGATCCTGTTCAACAACGAGGCCCTCCCCGACCACATGACGATGAAGCAGCTCTGGCTTTCACGCTGGTTTGGCAAG CCCGCGCCCCTCCTGCTGCACTACAGCATCAAGGACAAGAGGAGGtag
- the PCGF1 gene encoding polycomb group RING finger protein 1 isoform X3 translates to MASPPQGGPMAIAMRLRNQLQAVYKMDPLRNEEEVKVKMKELNEHIVCCLCAGYFIDATTITECLHTFCKSCIVKYLQTSKYCPMCNTKIHETQPLLNLKLDRVMQDIVYKLVPGLQESEEKRIREFYQSRGLDRVTQPSGEDTVGGDPMGLPYSTFDHSRAHYFRYDEHVSLCLEKQSSSKDKSKAVLQKYVRCSVRAQIRHLRKVLCHRLGLQLQHVQILFNNEALPDHMTMKQLWLSRWFGKPAPLLLHYSIKDKRR, encoded by the exons ATGGCGTCGCCTCCTCAGGGGGGCCCGATGGCGATCGCCATGCGGCTGCGGAACCAGCTCCAGGCCGTCTACAAGATGGATCCGCTCCGGAACGag gaggaggtgaaGGTGAAGATGAAGGAGCTGAACGAGCACATCGTGTGCTGCCTGTGCGCTGGGTATTTCATCGACGCCACCACCATCACCGAGTGCCTGCACACGT TCTGCAAGAGCTGCATCGTGAAGTACCTGCAGACCAGCAAGTACTGCCCCATGTGCAACACCAAGATCCACGAGACGCAGCCGCTGCTCAACCTCAAGTTGGACCGCGTCATGCAGGACATAGTCTACAAACTGGTGCCTGGCCTGCAGGAGA GTGAAGAGAAGAGGATCCGGGAATTCTACCAGTCCCGCGGCCTCGACCGGGTGACGCAGCCCAGCGGCGAGG ACACGGTTGGGGGCGACCCCATGGGGCTCCCCTACAGCACCTTCGATCACTCCCGCGCCCACTACTTCCGCTACGACGAGCACGTCTCGCTCTGCCTGGAGAAGCAGAG CTCCAGTAAGGACAAGAGCAAGGCCGTGCTGCAG AAGTACGTGAGATGCTCCGTGCGGGCACAGATCCGGCACCTGCGGAAGGTCCTGTGCCACcgcctggggctgcagctgcagcat GTGCAGATCCTGTTCAACAACGAGGCCCTCCCCGACCACATGACGATGAAGCAGCTCTGGCTTTCACGCTGGTTTGGCAAG CCCGCGCCCCTCCTGCTGCACTACAGCATCAAGGACAAGAGGAGGtag
- the PCGF1 gene encoding polycomb group RING finger protein 1 isoform X4 — translation MASPPQGGPMAIAMRLRNQLQAVYKMDPLRNEEEVKVKMKELNEHIVCCLCAGYFIDATTITECLHTFCKSCIVKYLQTSKYCPMCNTKIHETQPLLNLKLDRVMQDIVYKLVPGLQESEEKRIREFYQSRGLDRVTQPSGEDTVGGDPMGLPYSTFDHSRAHYFRYDEHVSLCLEKQSSSKDKSKAVLQVSGGPCGCPAGLPGPEPPGSAQTWPHSPCSGLGLQKYVRCSVRAQIRHLRKVLCHRLGLQLQHPPRV, via the exons ATGGCGTCGCCTCCTCAGGGGGGCCCGATGGCGATCGCCATGCGGCTGCGGAACCAGCTCCAGGCCGTCTACAAGATGGATCCGCTCCGGAACGag gaggaggtgaaGGTGAAGATGAAGGAGCTGAACGAGCACATCGTGTGCTGCCTGTGCGCTGGGTATTTCATCGACGCCACCACCATCACCGAGTGCCTGCACACGT TCTGCAAGAGCTGCATCGTGAAGTACCTGCAGACCAGCAAGTACTGCCCCATGTGCAACACCAAGATCCACGAGACGCAGCCGCTGCTCAACCTCAAGTTGGACCGCGTCATGCAGGACATAGTCTACAAACTGGTGCCTGGCCTGCAGGAGA GTGAAGAGAAGAGGATCCGGGAATTCTACCAGTCCCGCGGCCTCGACCGGGTGACGCAGCCCAGCGGCGAGG ACACGGTTGGGGGCGACCCCATGGGGCTCCCCTACAGCACCTTCGATCACTCCCGCGCCCACTACTTCCGCTACGACGAGCACGTCTCGCTCTGCCTGGAGAAGCAGAG CTCCAGTAAGGACAAGAGCAAGGCCGTGCTGCAGGTGAGCGGGGGTCCGTGTGGCTGCCCTGCCGGTTTACCGGGCCCCGAGCCCCCAGGCTCTGCCCAgacctggccccacagcccttgctcTGGCCTCGGCTTG CAGAAGTACGTGAGATGCTCCGTGCGGGCACAGATCCGGCACCTGCGGAAGGTCCTGTGCCACcgcctggggctgcagctgcagcat CCTCCCCGTGTGTAG
- the PCGF1 gene encoding polycomb group RING finger protein 1 isoform X1 has protein sequence MASPPQGGPMAIAMRLRNQLQAVYKMDPLRNEEEVKVKMKELNEHIVCCLCAGYFIDATTITECLHTFCKSCIVKYLQTSKYCPMCNTKIHETQPLLNLKLDRVMQDIVYKLVPGLQESEEKRIREFYQSRGLDRVTQPSGEDTVGGDPMGLPYSTFDHSRAHYFRYDEHVSLCLEKQSSSKDKSKAVLQVSGGPCGCPAGLPGPEPPGSAQTWPHSPCSGLGLQKYVRCSVRAQIRHLRKVLCHRLGLQLQHVQILFNNEALPDHMTMKQLWLSRWFGKPAPLLLHYSIKDKRR, from the exons ATGGCGTCGCCTCCTCAGGGGGGCCCGATGGCGATCGCCATGCGGCTGCGGAACCAGCTCCAGGCCGTCTACAAGATGGATCCGCTCCGGAACGag gaggaggtgaaGGTGAAGATGAAGGAGCTGAACGAGCACATCGTGTGCTGCCTGTGCGCTGGGTATTTCATCGACGCCACCACCATCACCGAGTGCCTGCACACGT TCTGCAAGAGCTGCATCGTGAAGTACCTGCAGACCAGCAAGTACTGCCCCATGTGCAACACCAAGATCCACGAGACGCAGCCGCTGCTCAACCTCAAGTTGGACCGCGTCATGCAGGACATAGTCTACAAACTGGTGCCTGGCCTGCAGGAGA GTGAAGAGAAGAGGATCCGGGAATTCTACCAGTCCCGCGGCCTCGACCGGGTGACGCAGCCCAGCGGCGAGG ACACGGTTGGGGGCGACCCCATGGGGCTCCCCTACAGCACCTTCGATCACTCCCGCGCCCACTACTTCCGCTACGACGAGCACGTCTCGCTCTGCCTGGAGAAGCAGAG CTCCAGTAAGGACAAGAGCAAGGCCGTGCTGCAGGTGAGCGGGGGTCCGTGTGGCTGCCCTGCCGGTTTACCGGGCCCCGAGCCCCCAGGCTCTGCCCAgacctggccccacagcccttgctcTGGCCTCGGCTTG CAGAAGTACGTGAGATGCTCCGTGCGGGCACAGATCCGGCACCTGCGGAAGGTCCTGTGCCACcgcctggggctgcagctgcagcat GTGCAGATCCTGTTCAACAACGAGGCCCTCCCCGACCACATGACGATGAAGCAGCTCTGGCTTTCACGCTGGTTTGGCAAG CCCGCGCCCCTCCTGCTGCACTACAGCATCAAGGACAAGAGGAGGtag
- the TLX2 gene encoding T-cell leukemia homeobox protein 2: MEVAALAREGGGQGPPPHEPISFGIDQILGGPEPAGGGAGPARAAGEPDYGLYGGGYGPACSLGSYNLNMSMNVSVNVTPAPAAPPAGVIRVPAHRPAPAAPPAAPPPVPGLSGLTFPWMETTRRIAKDRLSAALSPFAATRRIGHPYQNRTPPKRKKPRTSFSRVQICELEKRFHRQKYLASAERATLAKALKMTDAQVKTWFQNRRTKWRRQTAEEREAERQQANRLMLHLQQEAFQKSLSQPLPQDPLCMHNSSLYALQNLQPWAEDNKVTSVSGVASVV; encoded by the exons ATGGAGGTGGCGGCGCTGGCGAGGGAGGGCGGCGGCCAGGGCCCCCCGCCACACGAGCCCATCAGCTTCGGCATCGACCAGATCCTCGGCGGCCCCGagcccgcgggcggcggcgccgggccggcccgggcggcgggggagcccGACTACGGGCTCTACGGCGGCGGCTACGGGCCCGCCTGCTCCCTCGGCTCCTACAACCTCAACATGAGCATGAACGTGAGCGTCAACGTGacccccgcgcccgccgcgccgcccgccggggTCATCCGCGTCCCGGCGCACCGgcccgcgcccgccgcgccgcccgccgccccgccgccggtgcCCGGGCTCTCGGGGCTAACCTTCCCTTGGATGGAGACGACGCGCCGCATCGCCAAGGATCGGCTCTCAG CCGCGCTGTCGCCCTTTGCGGCGACCCGGCGGATCGGGCACCCCTACCAGAACCGCACGCCGCCAAAGCGGAAGAAACCGCGCACCTCCTTCAGCCGGGTGCAGATCTGCGAGCTGGAGAAGCGCTTCCACCGCCAGAAGTACCTGGCCTCGGCCGAGCGCGCCACCCTGGCCAAGGCCCTCAAGATGACGGACGCCCAGGTCAAGACCTGGTTCCAGAACCGCCGCACCAAGTGGAG gaggcagacGGCGGAGGAACGCGAGGCGGAGCGCCAGCAGGCCAACCGCCTGATGCTGCACCTGCAGCAGGAGGCCTTCCAGAAGAGCCTGAGCCAACCGCTGCCCCAGGACCCGCTCTGCATGCACAACTCCTCCCTCTACGCCCTGCAGAacctgcagccctgggctgagGACAACAAGGTGACGTCCGTctcaggggtggcctctgtggtGTGA
- the LOC128910328 gene encoding interleukin-12 subunit beta-like → MLVLVGLMLCLAPADALTAFPPKFQVGKLNGNVVLKCNTSEQQVTWRQNGDMELMAEFDAQGQTLTISGLDLPATGNYSCWAGTILLDATYLVVSRPREKRMNVSCQAESYRGSFHCSWTGPHSAVFRARLTRSDGSSGEWVPATGHHGQFSASFVDPSFCPFAEELRPLELHLEGLSDTSYLNFSIHFFIRDIVRPDPPQELTVQRRGEQLYLAWAPPASWPLPKSYFALLYRLQYELPNGTQVDKYVEGAEETQLQERAQRVRISCQDPYINPAWSPWSAWQDVDAAQQRQLRGR, encoded by the exons atgctggtgctggtggggctgATGTTGTGCCTCGCTCCTGCGGACGCCCTGACTGCCTTCCCCCCAAAGT TTCAGGTGGGGAAACTGAACGGGAACGTGGTGTTGAAATGCAACACCTCGGAGCAGCAAGTAACCTGGAGACAGAACGGGGACATGGAGCTCATGGCCGAGTTTGACGCTCAGGGACAGACTCTCACCATCTCTGGCTTGGACCTGCCAGCCACGGGCAACTACAGCTGCTGGGCTGGCACTATCCTGCTGGATGCCACCTACCTGGTGGTCAGCAGACCCC GCGAGAAAAGGATGAACGTCTCCTGCCAGGCTGAATCCTACCGTGGCTCCTTCCACTGCTCCTGGACTGGCCCCCACTCCGCTGTCTTCCGCGCCCGCCTCACACGCAG CGACGGCTCCTCGGGGGAGTGGGTGCCAGCGACCGGCCACCATGGCCAGTTCAGCGCCAGCTTTGTGGACCCCTCCTTCTGCCCTTTCGCTGAGGAGCTGCGCCCGCTGGAGCTGCACCTGGAGGGGCTCTCGGACACCTCCTACCTCAACTTCTCCATCCACTTCTTCATCCGTGACATTG TGCGGCCCGACCCGCCACAGGAGCTGACTGTGCAGCGGCGGGGGGAGCAGCTCTACCTGGCCTGGGCCCCCCCGGCCTCCTGGCCGCTCCCCAAATCCTACTTTGCCCTGCTCTACCGGCTGCAGTACGAGCTCCCCAACGGCACCCAG GTCGACAAGTACGTGGAGGGCGCAGAGGAGACACAGTTGCAGGAACGTGCGCAGCGGGTGCGCATCAGCTGCCAGGACCCCTACATCAACCCCGCCTGGAGCCCCTGGAGCGCCTGGCAGGATGTCGATGCTGCCCAGCAGCGCCAGCTCCGAGGGCGCTGA
- the PCGF1 gene encoding polycomb group RING finger protein 1 isoform X5, translating into MASPPQGGPMAIAMRLRNQLQAVYKMDPLRNEEEVKVKMKELNEHIVCCLCAGYFIDATTITECLHTFCKSCIVKYLQTSKYCPMCNTKIHETQPLLNLKLDRVMQDIVYKLVPGLQESEEKRIREFYQSRGLDRVTQPSGEDTVGGDPMGLPYSTFDHSRAHYFRYDEHVSLCLEKQSSSKDKSKAVLQQKYVRCSVRAQIRHLRKVLCHRLGLQLQHPPRV; encoded by the exons ATGGCGTCGCCTCCTCAGGGGGGCCCGATGGCGATCGCCATGCGGCTGCGGAACCAGCTCCAGGCCGTCTACAAGATGGATCCGCTCCGGAACGag gaggaggtgaaGGTGAAGATGAAGGAGCTGAACGAGCACATCGTGTGCTGCCTGTGCGCTGGGTATTTCATCGACGCCACCACCATCACCGAGTGCCTGCACACGT TCTGCAAGAGCTGCATCGTGAAGTACCTGCAGACCAGCAAGTACTGCCCCATGTGCAACACCAAGATCCACGAGACGCAGCCGCTGCTCAACCTCAAGTTGGACCGCGTCATGCAGGACATAGTCTACAAACTGGTGCCTGGCCTGCAGGAGA GTGAAGAGAAGAGGATCCGGGAATTCTACCAGTCCCGCGGCCTCGACCGGGTGACGCAGCCCAGCGGCGAGG ACACGGTTGGGGGCGACCCCATGGGGCTCCCCTACAGCACCTTCGATCACTCCCGCGCCCACTACTTCCGCTACGACGAGCACGTCTCGCTCTGCCTGGAGAAGCAGAG CTCCAGTAAGGACAAGAGCAAGGCCGTGCTGCAG CAGAAGTACGTGAGATGCTCCGTGCGGGCACAGATCCGGCACCTGCGGAAGGTCCTGTGCCACcgcctggggctgcagctgcagcat CCTCCCCGTGTGTAG
- the LOC128910188 gene encoding alpha-internexin-like: MSAAEGWPRSRWGGGGGGEAVLRARAEAAGYRRLLRARAAEVEALRGAVGALHRQLEGLRDRRSGELAKYQERVAELEREIGEAEAEMARCLREYPALLRLRMALEAEIAAYREMLECEELRLGCLAPP, from the exons ATGAGCGCGGCCGAGGGCTGGCCCCGGTCCcggtgggggggcggcggcggcggcgaggcggtGCTCCGTGCCCGTGCCGAGGCTGCCGGGTACCGGAGGCTGCTGCGCGCCCGCGCTGCCGAGGTGGAAGCGCTGCGCGGGGCCGTGGGCGCGTTGCACCGGCAACTGGAGGGGCTGCGGGACCGGCGCAGCGGGGAGCTCGCCAAGTACCAG GAGCGAGTGGCGGAGCTGGAGCGGGAGATCGGCGAGGCGGAGGCGGAGATGGCCCGGTGCCTGCGGGAGTACCCGGCGCTGCTGCGGCTGCGGATGGCGCTGGAGGCGGAGATCGCCGCCTACCG GGAGATGCTGGAGTGTGAAGAGCTGCGCTTGGGCTGCCTGGCCCCACCGTGA